GAGCTGAGAGATAAATACTATCCACCCTTAACTCAAAGCAACACGGATTTGCCAACTCCACTAAGACCTGAACTGGTTCACCAACCACCCATATCAACTCCTGCTTGCTACTTTCGTTTGCATCTCCTTTGCTGAAAGGAGTATAGATAAATGGCCCAGAAGGAGCGGATCCTGTCCACCAATCTTCTCTTGCTGGATTGCGTTTTACGATGTCCACTTGGGAAGAATGGAGTGGGAAAGAGAATACCCTGAAATATCATTACACGAAAAATGTTTTAAGTGAACCATaatttttctttccaaaaaaTAAACAGTTTTGCCAGAGTCTGCTGCCAAGCAAACATGGAAGAAGATcttgaaatacaaaaaaaaagatggggcATATATGAAGCCACGATGTAGATGAAAAATTATTAGCATTTTGTTGCTCTACTTGGGAGTGTAGGGAAGTTTCACATGATCAAGTTAGGGTGTATCGTAGGGGTAAGAGAGAGCACAATGCAACAGATCCATGGAATAAAATGGTTGACTGCTAACAAACGTACCTTACAAATGGCAAGGCAGGGTCAGCACAGCGAGTTCCCGAAGGCAATCTATCCGCTGAATTTGCAAGGGAGCTAGCAAGACCATTTTGACCTGAAGGTGTAATTAGAGGATAATGCCACCTCAGAAGCCTTGCTGCAGCACTCCACGCAGCAAGGGGATCTCCAGCACGAACAGCAGAGAGGAGTATCTCCCTAAGCACAACCATCTGCAAACTGCTCCACTGGGACTCGAACAGGGAAACAATGGAATGATGATGCATTTTCCCAGCATCAGGTTGACGAGTTCCAGTTTCCTTTACCAACAAACAgagtataaaatacaataaatcaatTGAACATCAAAGTATAATACGCAGAGATACACCAAGATAATGAACGGTGATTATACCAAATAACATGTTTATAAAGAAGGCTCAATCAaccagaagagaagaagaataatTCTCATGCTGTCAAACTCACATTGTTAACAGAAACTTTTGACACGGATGCTCTACTTTGGATTCTATATGCATCAGTTGTCATAAAGAGAACTTGCATGGCACTGATAGCAGCCAATCGATTGTCTTGCTGCAAATACAATTGGGCGACCTGTCTACAGAAGAAGGCTGCTTTCCGTTGATAACCAAGTTCTCCAAATAAACGTGCTACTTCAACATATACTATGAGCCTATCACTGGCGTCAATTAAAGACTTTGCACCATCGGCAGCATTCGTCAATAGCTCTACAACTTCCTTAGCCAGTTCCCTCCTGTAATAAAAATCCCATTGTATGAATGGTTAAGATCAACTAAAACCAAGGAAAAATGCGAATTCAACCAGTAGGTAGAAACACAAATTTACAAACTGCCCACAACCCATCTATTTTAAGGAAATAGAGAGCATACAATGATACCTGCAAAGGAATCTGGCCAGTTTAAGGGTAGCTTCAAGTTCAAAGCTTAGTGGAGAAACTCTGCAAGGAAGGAATTGATTGCTATTTTGCGGTAACAAATATACTGAAGAAGAGTGCCAAACGGATAATGAGTTAAATTACCTCTGAGCAATTTCTTGAATAAATGATTTTCTGTAGTGTAAGATGACATTAGTGTATCGATATCTAACTTCGTCCTCCAAAGCCACATCCCGCTGACCCATCCGATCTACCTAATATCAAGAAAATAGAAAACTAAGATGCTTGTatactaaatataaaaagagaCAGATGGCAGCAGTTTCATACCAGTAAGGCACAAACACTGCCTTCCAAGGCACCCGCATACCAGAAGTAATCTCCAGTCAACCTGGCCAGTTCTAAAGCAGTAGAGTAGTGAGCATTGGCATCAACAGGCGAACCAGCCAACAAAGAATAGTCTCCAATAGTTTTCTGAGCACGTCCCAGTCTACGCTTTTTCGCCTTGATAACCTGCATTACACCAAACTAATGAGAGCCCAGAAAAACTATGGCAATAAGTTTATATGCTTCCACAGGAAGAAATGAAGCATAGACTAAACTATAGGACACCTAGACATAAACCTCCTCTGAGTTGAGACTAGCTTGGGAATCCAAAGGCGTCTTCAAAATCGTGCCAGCAGATTCCGCCTTGAGAACCCACTTTTCAAACTCCATTAGCAGCGAAGCTGCAATGTCTTGCATCATAGTTTGCAAATGAAACTCCTGAGTTTGCTTATCGGATGGTGGAAACAGAATCAGATTTTCACCCTTCTTGTCTCCATCTTCAAGCTGCAAAACACAGTACATTCATCATAGTATCATCAATAGTATCGTCAATTCCAAATACCAGTTAATAGATCATAGCATCTACTTCGGCATTGACATAGATCTATCCGAATCGAGCTACAATGCCTTAGCAGATCTATATTCCAAAACGAAGTGTACTCACTTGGGAATCGCCGGGGCAGAAGGCGAAGCAGCGGCGGACAAGAGCCGACGAGTAGCTCCTACACGCGACGTTGAAACTCTCAGTGACGGAAACGAGATCAGGGGAGGAAGGACAGTGGCAGAGCCCGATCACGGCGAGAATCTTCCGGTTAGACTGGAAATCCTCCCAGGGGCTCGGCGGAGAACCGCCGAGCACGAATTTGAAGCGGAGAGATCCGGAGTCCCACGGCTGATTCGTGAAGGGGGACTTCTGGTGCTCAGTGTAGAAGGAGCTGATGGCGGAGAGGGCGATCGTGTGGTGGCGGAGGAGCATGGAGTGGTAGTCCCGGAGAAGCGGCGGCGGGATGGTGCCGATCGGGAGGACGGCAATCCGGATGATTGATAGAGTCTCGATGCTGACGTCAGGCTCCATGGCGAGATCGGAGAGAGAGGAGGTTAGGATGTTTCGGTTGGGGAGTGAGTGCACCGGATCTGGAGGGGAGAGACGGGAATGACGAAGGTGAGTGAACGTGGTATGAAGTGTTTGGTAACGAGTTTAAGCGTATTCttaacattaaattaattaatacggTTATGTCCGGTTAAGGTGTATTCGTTGAACCAATCAACCTGGTGAAATTGAAGAGTTTTTCGAAATTTACATAAATaaccttttctctcttcttttttaccgaaatttacaattttgtaCAAAACCTTTTAGTTATTGTCAGAGAGAAACACAAGTCGAAAGTTCAAATCTTTATCGTATATTAGATTCGATCTTGTGAATGCGTCGACGATTGTACGGAGCTCAGAGTCTAAAGGAGATGTCTGCTGCTACGGTTTCTTATTTGCATCGTGTACGAGAGCTTTTAGCCGGGACTTTAAGTGTAAACTTCTTCTCCTCGCTTTCGGGTTTCTGGGAAATTTATAGAAGTGCTTCGTTGTCAGTAGAATGAATTGTAGCCTAGGAAGATGGATTgatactgaaaaaaaaaaatcaaactttcACATAGGATCAATCGAACACTTTGGTTTATGTATTGTCTAGAGGAACCAGTTTTGTTACTTTCTCCTCAGTTTTTTCTGTCTGTTGATTGAATGAATGCTTTAGGTTTGGAAATAGTTTTACTTCATGCCACTTGTTTCCCTCATCTTTGTGTGCTTTCAGTCAGTTGAAGCTGGAGGATCTCTGGACTTGGAGAGCTTGGTGTCAGAACTTGCCAGCTGTCTGAATTCTTTGTCCGAGAACGTAGCTTCCAGTGCTAGCGATGATGAGCATGAGAATGATGTAACTTTGAATGCCAGAGACGATGAGGAGAATGATGTTATCCAAGTTCTagatgaaattttgaaatttttatcgTCTCCTCAGATTGATCAGGTACTCTTGTTCTTTCATCTCTTTGACAGCCAAAAATATATCCTTTATGGATTTAACTTTGATTTAAACTTATGTATTTTTCCTCCAAACTCAATGGTGTTACAGGATGTGATAGATGCACTGTCATTTGAATTGCCAAAAGTAATCTCCAAGTTTGCAGGCCTGTCAAGCAGATGTCTAGAGTTAGCTGAGGCTATCGTTGATCGGTTTGTGGTAGCATGCAATCCACGTGACATGCTTCCAGTTCTTTGTGAGGTATGTTAGATCTGGGATTTGGATTCTCATCAGGCTAGTTAatgcataaataaatatactagTACTATTAAGTTGCTTTATTGTTACTTTGGTATTTGGAAAAAGAATATAACAAGTTCATATAAATGGTTGAGTATTTTTTCAATTTGATGGGCTTATGAATCTGAATGACCAGGCACTCGACGCTGCACGGGTCTCTCTTTCACTCTCCAGTTCTTCTACTCCTTTATTACATGGGCTCTGTAAAGGTATTATACTGAAGTCATGAGATTCTTTAATACTTATCTTTCTGAACTGAAGCTCTGAAAAGTTGTTCAAAtcttttttgtttcagtttttatttCTGTTCGGAGACGTCACTACGAGCAGCTAAAAGTGGCAGTTCCAATTGTCTTGAACGTATTGAAGGACATGTCATTGGAGCCAGACATGCAACCTGAAGGTCTATTTGATAAAGCGTTAGGCATTGCCGTTTCCATTAAAGATGTTGCTTCAAAACTGGTGTGTGAGGGTTTACTAAATCCACCACCTATAGTGTTCATTCTTTGATTTGAATATTCCACTTGCAtgttttttatcttcttttatttgttttacagGAGAAGGAAGAAGGCACAAGAGTCCGTTGTTTGCTTGGTCTCTATCTGATGCAGATAACGGTTAGTACTTAAATTAAAAAttcgtttctatatatattcTGACGACTCTGTCTTTCAGTACCTGAGAATTGATCTGATCTTGCAGGCTGTTCTCTCAGTTAGCATCAAAGACAAGTTGGACTCTGGTGTTCCTCTGGTGATCCAGTTAAAACCTTTATTGGCATATTGTGGCTTAACACAGCTTGGTTTAATCACTGGAAACGACCCTGAAAGATTACTAAGCACGATTTCGAAAGGTTAGTCTTACTACTCACTACTTCCTCCGTTTTTAATACTTGACGTTTTAGAGAAATTATTTTTGTTCCAAAGTAGTTGATGTTTTCGATTTCGAGTGTAGaatttattaactttttatattgtttgacTATATATATCATGAAATCTATTTTGTTATTGGTTGATTGGAGGTCAGGTGAATACTTAATGATGCTTTTGTATAGAAAATacgagaaaatgtttttttcataaTCTATGTGCATGACTCTAAAACGTCCTCTAATAAAAAACGGATGGAGTAAGTACTTCCTAATTTCTCATCACCATCAATACTTTGTATTTTGaacagatgatgatgatgacttcCTCAACTCTTTACATAACATCAACTTGGGTGCATCGCTTCTATTCATCTGGGGGAGGATCTCACCCGAGGTTGCAGATGTTGCTAACGATGTAAATGAGCTTCAAAGCAATCCAATGAAAAGGTGGCTAGCATATGGGATGTTGAAACACATACTCGCTTCTGGAGATTTGCTCTGGGAGTTCAAGAGACACACTATTGATGTTTTGCTTGAGATAGTCAAAGGAGCAACTCCATCTCAGTGCAACGAGGAAATAGATTGTTCGCATTACACAACTAGCATCTACGCTGCTTTACAGGCATAATATCTAATCTCTTTGGTCTTTTACATCGTTCAGGTTTTACAAGCATTCTAAAGTGTCTTGTTTCTCTCTCCCAGGCTGTTACGTTAGTGATCATGTATGCTCCAGACGCGGATTTGAGGAAGAAGACGTTTGAGACACTAAAGAGGGTAAGTACACCTTCACTATAATCAGTTGTGCTGATTAGAGCCTATAGAATTAAAAGAGGTGTTAGCCATTTTGACACAGAGTGGCTATCCTCAGTCCATGTAGactgtattcttttagaatgtTGTCTTTGTTCAGAacttaaaagtttaaaatttacacAGAGAAGAATATCTATCTCATCTTACTAGTCTTTTTCTTTGTGCTGTTTGATTAGATTATATCTGATATACCAGTTCCGCAGAGGTTTGACGTTTTAAAAGCCCTTGTCACAAACTCTCAGTCTTCCACAATGGTTAGTATCTTCGTATCCCCTTGAACTTTATTAATAGTGATGACTATGGTTAGTATCTTCATCTCTTTAATCATGTAACACTGGGCAGAGGTGATGACTATGAATATACATCATAAATTGCACAGTTTAGCATGTCTTCTTTAgtcctatttttaaaaaaggaaaatggcAACCCATTACAACTAATATATTGTTTTGCTAAATCATCCAGAGAGGGATTCTTCTGGATCAAGTAAAAAACAACATGAGCACAAGCAGCTTGCAAGCTACGGACTGTGATGCTCATGTTTCTGAGCTAGTGGAGTTGGTCTTAAAGCCTCCACATGGTGGTCCTCCACTCTTCCCGGACCAGAGTGATGAGGTAACTTGTTCATTTTCTAATATCATTTCTgttttaagattaatatattcGGTTCTCTCTTGTGAGCATCATAAGACAATATAACAATACGGGTTACGGTAATTTTGCTTTGAGAGGGAGACATACATTCAGAGATATGGAGAGCATGCCCTTTTCAGTTCAAAATGAGAGTATCTTGCTTAATTCATGAAACATATTGTTTTGTGTTTGCGCAGGTTCTGGCAGCACTAAACCTCTATAGGTTTGCGTTGCTTAATAATTCGAGAGGAGGCAATGGATTTTTGTCAAAGAAGACTCTGGAGAGAGACTATAAGGGATGGCTTTTGCCTCTTCGAACTATTGTGAGCGGCAGCATCGCAGAGAACCAACGCGAGAAGGATCACGACCAGGAATCCTCGCTCGAGATTCTGTGCGTTCTTAACCGAATTGAATCGCTTCTATATTGGTGCATCGAGCTCGTGGAAGAAAGGTTGAAAAGTCACTAGTATAAAAACAAATTCTCCAAGTTGTATGCAGAGTATTACCTAGCACTACAACATCCATTTTTCTGCAACTTTTATTCAAAATCTAATCTCGTCAAGTTGTATgcttctagttttttttttcttgcatgTTATTTAAGAAATGCAAAAGATCTTGTCTTTCTACCTTACATCTTGTAGAAAAGAGTTCAGTCTTGTGTTTTTGTCAAGAGTCAAGACCCAAGACGAAAATGACTATCTAGCTGTGCCAGTGATGGGTTTAGCTATATGTGAAGAAAAATAATGGCTAAGGTTATCATTTTGGGATGGCATCATATTCAGATCTTGAAGTAGGAAGCTGGTGTCTGAGTCTTGATGATATGGTTTTCAACTTCTCATTCTCCCTGAACTTGGCTCCAGAGGTAACCTCTTTTTTTAATTGATCACATAGACGTCAATAAAGTTGAAattttggtataaaatagattcttcttcaaACCAAAGTCCATGAAGAATAGTTAAGTTGGAAACGCTACACATGCTACACGgaaatttaaaaactattaagATTTGTAAGATG
This genomic stretch from Brassica napus cultivar Da-Ae chromosome C9, Da-Ae, whole genome shotgun sequence harbors:
- the LOC106415289 gene encoding trafficking protein particle complex II-specific subunit 120 homolog; translated protein: MEPDVSIETLSIIRIAVLPIGTIPPPLLRDYHSMLLRHHTIALSAISSFYTEHQKSPFTNQPWDSGSLRFKFVLGGSPPSPWEDFQSNRKILAVIGLCHCPSSPDLVSVTESFNVACRSYSSALVRRCFAFCPGDSQLEDGDKKGENLILFPPSDKQTQEFHLQTMMQDIAASLLMEFEKWVLKAESAGTILKTPLDSQASLNSEEVIKAKKRRLGRAQKTIGDYSLLAGSPVDANAHYSTALELARLTGDYFWYAGALEGSVCALLVDRMGQRDVALEDEVRYRYTNVILHYRKSFIQEIAQRVSPLSFELEATLKLARFLCRRELAKEVVELLTNAADGAKSLIDASDRLIVYVEVARLFGELGYQRKAAFFCRQVAQLYLQQDNRLAAISAMQVLFMTTDAYRIQSRASVSKVSVNNETGTRQPDAGKMHHHSIVSLFESQWSSLQMVVLREILLSAVRAGDPLAAWSAAARLLRWHYPLITPSGQNGLASSLANSADRLPSGTRCADPALPFVRVFSFPLHSSQVDIVKRNPAREDWWTGSAPSGPFIYTPFSKGDANESSKQELIWVVGEPVQVLVELANPCCFELRVDSIYLSAHSKNFDAFPVSVDIPPNSAKVITLSGIPTAVGPVTIPGCTVHCFGVITEHVFRDVDNLLLGAAQGLVFSDPFRSCGSAKLRHVFVPNISVVPPLPLLVANVVGGDGAIILYEGEIREVCINFANAGTVPIEQAHVSLSGKNQDAVISIADEALQSALPLKPGAQVTLPVTLKAWHVGPVDSDNAVGGGRNASGNTGRPKDGTSPSLLIHYAGPVSNNGDPQEKESVVPPGRRLVVPLQICVLQGLSFVKARLLSMEIPAHVGDNLRDEDIETKSNTDRLVKINPFRGSWGLRFLELELSNPTDVVFEISVFVQLEKSAKEDDSSPVQDSPEYEYPKTRIDRDYSARVLIPLEHFKLPVLDGSFFTKDPPPGTPSSSRHPSFSEKNTKAEINGLIKNLISKIKVRWQSGRNSSGELDIKDAIQTALQTTVMDVLLPDPLTFGFRLVRNGSEKKAQSPLSKGSVLSHEVTPMEVLVRNNTSEAIKLNLSVTCRDVAGQNCAEGADATVLWAGALSGISMEVAPLQETRHCFSLYFLVPGEYTMVAAAVIEDANNVLRARARTASPNEPIFCRGPPFHVRVTGGEM
- the LOC106412320 gene encoding aberrant root formation protein 4-like, producing the protein MRRRLYGAQSLKEMSAATVSYLHRVRELLAGTLSSVEAGGSLDLESLVSELASCLNSLSENVASSASDDEHENDVTLNARDDEENDVIQVLDEILKFLSSPQIDQDVIDALSFELPKVISKFAGLSSRCLELAEAIVDRFVVACNPRDMLPVLCEALDAARVSLSLSSSSTPLLHGLCKVFISVRRRHYEQLKVAVPIVLNVLKDMSLEPDMQPEGLFDKALGIAVSIKDVASKLEKEEGTRVRCLLGLYLMQITAVLSVSIKDKLDSGVPLVIQLKPLLAYCGLTQLGLITGNDPERLLSTISKDDDDDFLNSLHNINLGASLLFIWGRISPEVADVANDVNELQSNPMKRWLAYGMLKHILASGDLLWEFKRHTIDVLLEIVKGATPSQCNEEIDCSHYTTSIYAALQAVTLVIMYAPDADLRKKTFETLKRIISDIPVPQRFDVLKALVTNSQSSTMRGILLDQVKNNMSTSSLQATDCDAHVSELVELVLKPPHGGPPLFPDQSDEVLAALNLYRFALLNNSRGGNGFLSKKTLERDYKGWLLPLRTIVSGSIAENQREKDHDQESSLEILCVLNRIESLLYWCIELVEERLKSH